A section of the Methanomassiliicoccus luminyensis B10 genome encodes:
- a CDS encoding ABC transporter ATP-binding protein, with product MPTVELRGISKCFGKVTASCDIDLVIEDKEYVTILGPSGCGKTTLIRMIAGILEPTTGTVLIGGRDMAGVPVEERGIAYVFQNIALFPHLTALDNVAYGPIVRDMGDDKVNEVPKRYLDMVKLLDRMDMLPSELSGGEQQKVSLARALASGTDLLLLDEPLSALDARVRMDLRYELRRLAKSLGLTVVHVTHDQEEAMTVSDRIVLMKNGRIVETGTPEAMYRTPKELFTANFIGETNLLEGVVRGVTEEASLVELRDGTVVEAQPSPFKGGDAVVLSIRPERVHPAHVPAGLHAKISSMTYMGTYVRITAEADSEDVMEFDVAASEDRDYKLGDDVSLVWSKRSGMIYQRPLGGVAEAIKLE from the coding sequence ATGCCGACAGTGGAACTGAGGGGCATAAGCAAGTGCTTCGGCAAGGTCACCGCCTCGTGCGACATCGACCTGGTCATCGAGGACAAGGAGTACGTGACCATCCTGGGGCCCTCGGGATGCGGCAAGACCACCCTGATCAGGATGATCGCCGGGATACTGGAGCCGACCACCGGCACCGTGCTCATCGGGGGCAGGGACATGGCCGGGGTGCCGGTGGAGGAGAGGGGCATAGCCTACGTGTTCCAGAACATCGCCCTGTTCCCCCACCTGACCGCCCTGGACAACGTGGCGTACGGCCCCATCGTGAGGGACATGGGAGATGACAAGGTCAACGAGGTGCCCAAGAGATACCTCGACATGGTCAAGCTCCTCGACCGGATGGACATGCTCCCCTCCGAGCTGTCGGGAGGGGAGCAGCAGAAGGTGTCCCTCGCCCGGGCCCTGGCCTCGGGGACCGACCTGCTCCTGCTGGACGAGCCGCTGTCGGCGCTGGATGCCAGGGTGCGCATGGACCTGCGGTACGAGCTGCGCCGCCTGGCCAAGTCCCTCGGGCTGACGGTCGTGCACGTCACCCACGACCAGGAGGAGGCCATGACCGTCTCGGACCGCATCGTCCTGATGAAGAACGGGCGCATCGTGGAGACGGGGACCCCCGAGGCGATGTACCGCACCCCCAAGGAGCTGTTCACCGCGAACTTCATCGGGGAGACCAACCTGCTGGAGGGGGTGGTGAGGGGCGTGACCGAGGAGGCCTCCCTGGTGGAGCTGCGCGACGGCACGGTGGTGGAGGCGCAGCCCTCCCCGTTCAAGGGCGGCGACGCCGTGGTGCTGTCCATAAGGCCCGAGAGGGTCCATCCCGCCCATGTCCCGGCGGGGCTTCACGCCAAGATAAGCTCCATGACCTACATGGGCACATATGTCCGCATCACCGCGGAAGCGGACAGCGAGGACGTCATGGAGTTCGATGTGGCAGCATCCGAGGACAGAGATTATAAATTGGGGGACGATGTGAGCCTGGTCTGGAGCAAGAGATCGGGGATGATCTACCAGAGACCGCTGGGAGGAGTTGCGGAGGCGATCAAGCTTGAATGA